ACTTCCCTCGTCAAAATAAACGTAACGAATATATTTCAAACGAACATCACGAATCGCATCAAAAAGCATATCTAGAAAAGTCGCTTCTTGTTCATTGGATCCGTTCAGCTCTGCAAATCTATTTTAACAGTTGCACACAACAAATAAACCAACTATGAACTCTTCCCAGGTGTCGCATAATTGCTCCAGCTTGCACAATTTCTTGCCCATCAACTTTATAACATGGAACTTGCCCGAACTTCATTGTTTTCTTAAGCTCTGCCCATTCGTTGCTTTGCCATGGGAAGCGAATATCTTCAAATTTGATACCATTATCAATTAGTAGAAGACGGATGTACTCCCCATATCCTGAAATAATTATCATAAATATTCCAAGCAAAAAAACAACGGCTGTCTGATTGGCTTCAAGACAACTCACgactaaaataataaaataaaaacttaccgCGGATTGAAAAATAGTATAGTTTTGGCACTGTCATTGCCTTCTCTTAATGTTTTCTCGATCATTGCATGGGCTTTTATACGGTTTTTCTGATTGTAATTGTTTGGCCATGCGAATTTAGTTAACTTTCGCAGATTAAAAGAACGGAAACAAGTTTGGCCTGTCAAAATAAACACTCAaagtaaatttcaaatttgatgtaAACAATTAGTGCAGTGGTGCGATGAAAAAACTAATGAGTTTTTGGAGATCCAAGTTCTTGTAGATTGTTCTGTTTGAGTAAATAAGTTGTTTGTGCGAACTTTTTAATGATTAACTGAAGTTTATTGCCGTTAAAAGTCCAAATACATTGAAAGTTgtgtaaatctgaaaaaacgaccgaattatcacaaaaaaaagttaaattttcatgTAAATTCTTTTAAGTTCTATCcggttaaaaactttttgtgaaatgaaAATAGATGTTATGCTAAACTCTTtgtatcaaaataaaaaggtgACAAAAACACCGTATCTgtaactgatttttcaaaaaaatttatttagttcaaactcgaaaaaaaaaccaattctgATGCTACGAGATCTAATATTgcatgttgaaaattaaattaaacattaTTGAGAAATTACATGTGaatttaaacaattatttccCCAAAAGCATTCCAATGAGTCCAGGTCGATACATTGGACCATAGCCACCGTAGCCTCCATACCCTCCATATGGACTGTAACCTCCATACATTCCTGGATGCCCATAGTTCTGATAGCCCCCATATGGATATCCACCATATCCACCATAAGGGTATCCACCTCCATAGTAACcgcctaaattttttacatttttctgaaataagaaaaaaatcaaattaccGTATTGCGCAAAAGACACAGAGAGTAAAGCTAGTAATACAAAGAAGCGGATCATGATGAACGAAATCTGTTAGATTACTAAACTAGCGGCTTATATACATGACATGGTTTATTGGTCAGTTTGACGAACAGGACGTTATCTGGTTAAGCTGCCAGAAGGAGACGATTGTTAATCATTTGACTTGTTTGTGACTTGTTGGTGTCCACCTATGTAGTTGATGATGACATACATCTGAACTTCGGAttaatatggaaaaattgttaCTGTCGCGGGCTAATAAGAGAGATCATGATCAACTAGATATTAGTTGGTGCTAACTGGGATGTACTGTAAAATGTTCACTATCgggaacatttttcgaattcgtttttttattgatGCGTTCACTTTCGCAGTACAAATATTAAGATTTCAACATTTCTAACTATTTCATACTACATACATAGGAAATAGAACCAATAGacaagaaatttgaagaatatcACCAAAATCTACGTTGACAATGCTCTGCTGCGATTTTATAAACTTTCAGAGTGGCACCTACAATAATTCCTTCTACTGTAAATTCACAGAGGGctatacaaaaatgaaatatccAATGCCCgattgttcagaaaaaattattgtttgttATGtcagtttcataaattttgaaatccctCAAGACTAATTACTATGAAAAATATCACAACTCCCTTATATTTTATGTCAGCCTGAAAATATTACTATACAAATTGTAATATCGTATCATTTAGTATgaatgctgaaaatcaaacTACTTTTGCATTAATACCAGTAAGTAGATCTTTGTGACTGtctgaataaaaaactgaattaaagATAACATTCATTGGatcagttttaaatttctctattttaatTGCCATTTATAAACTTCCGGCATTGAATAACTCATTTGGATACCTCACTGCAAATCAAGCAATTGTAGATGCCCTTCATTCGGTTATTTTCTTGCTATACTTTTGCCCAATGGTCATTTTGTGAGTcaaattatcacaaaaattgaggaaacaTTAAATTAAGGGACCAACCAATAATGAAGAGTTACTCGTTTATCGTGGGAtgtttccttcttttctgttatgaactttcagttttaacacattttttgatatctatCAATAGATTTTGCGCTGTTTGGGTACCACTCAAATACGAAAAATGGTTCAGCAGAAAGAATACATCAAGCATCATTATCCTGTTGTGGATTTTTGAAGTGGCTCTAGCAATTGTTTTTTACCAGAGTAAGTTATAAATGTCGAGGTTCATACGGAATAGGATAACCCGTCTTGAAAAAGATATACTTGCTATAATAaagttatcttttttttcgagcTTACTGATGAAATTCAGAGTATAAAGCCATTTCTGAATACTTTAGCTTTGAGAAGCATACAAgacaaatatgaaaatttagctaaaattcatgctaaaaaaagaaaataataataataaatgttcAATAGTTCTCTGCCACGTGGCTTACTTGGAAGAGattcattttattcaatttactAACACTAAATTCTGTGGCTTTGTTGCTTGGTATGatgattttgtgaaaaattctgtaattATCGCAATAGTTGTTTGTGTGGATATTTCAACTGTTCTTCGCGTTCATCATGTAACCAAAAAGGTTTTACTttcctcgaaaatttttaacaatataattatttttcaggtacGTGGCGACAACAAATTCACGCTTCGAGATTTGCGATTCCTGAGACAATCGGTTTTTCAAGgaaccgtatttcttctagaGTTAGTAACATATTTCTTCATCCCACAGTATTTTCACAATCAGTGGATCATTTTTCTTGGAACTTCTTTCATGTGGGTTTCAATTCATGCAATCGATGGGTGAgctcaaaaaacaattaaaaaaccgGGCAATTATCAATTTAAAGAATGATCGTCGTCATGTGCAACCCGGAAgtacgaaattttttgatgggTCGCAAGAATGTTTACCAAATCACTGGTCCGCAAAACACGACAGTACCTGAAAGAACACGTGAAATGAGCAACATATAATTTAATGCGTCataactaaatttcaaaaacattatttcaaactttaacaATAAATGTGTCACTAATCCCGTTTGTTTTATGCTAACAGTTATTATAGTTTAATACTTCTATAGTTATTATTTCTATGCTCAGTTTCCAATACCCAAAGTTATTTTGGCATCTAACCGGTATCTAAGTAACTTAGACTATTAATTTGCTCTTCGGTGATCAACTTGAAAAACAGGAAACCAATGGTATGCATTAActggaaattagaaaactGTATACACATAGGAATAATATTTTCGCGGTACTGCTACATTAATTTCCGTATTCGGCATTCTAGACGCACGGGAAATGAGACTAAAGTAAGAAGAATTCCCTTATAAAATCATCTAGCTCGTCAATAACAATTCATTTGGGTCTTCctatttttaaacgatttcccAAAAGACATACTCTTCCTACAACCTGAATTAAAACATGCTAATTCGCTGGGCACATAGATACCTCCCGGCGGTCGCCGGGTATCTTTCCTACGTCGTTAACCCCGTGTTGGCTTATTTCATTCTGACCgaaccaaaaaattcttcaatcggaaagtatcgatttttaatccTATTCTTTGCTGTCTTTGACATGGTTTACTCAACGGTAGAGCTGTTTGTTCCAGTGGTAAGCGTTTCAAATGTTTGGTATTTATTATGTCATTCTGCTTCAGGGTATGCACGGGACTGGATCCGCTTTCGTGATTTATCTGGCGCATGGACCGTTTTTCGGAAAAGAGGTACGCACGTTTTTCAATTACATTAGCATGTTCGTGAGAACAACTTTTAGCGAGTACCAAACTTTCAGCATATGCGCCTCGCCCAACTCGCAATTTCAATCAGATGTGGATGTATATCCCTATCCTATGGAATCCTGGTCATTCATTTCATCTATCGTTACATCGCCCTTTTCTTGTAAGaatattttgatttgtttGCCTTCTAATacaattctaaaattttcagcccacAGTTcgttaaaaaagtgtttcaacCACTCGGAATGTGCTGTATCCTCATTTTCTTCCTCATCCATGGCATTGTTTGGGGAGGAATCTGTGAACTTTTCCTGTATGCAGATGATGAGATGAGAGACTACATTCGGGATGTGTTTAGAGAAACCTATGAAGTTGATTCATATGATATTGCATTTCTTGCAGCACTGTACCTGGTAAAATgtccactgaaaattgtaaatttcaaacttattcAGGATGGGAGCAAAGAAGTGAAAACACGAGGTTGGGTTGGAATTGGACTTCTTTCCTGCATTTCTGTGTACGCCGTGTCATTGTATATCATATTGGGGAGAAAGGTCATTTCATACTTTTTGTGTATATTCATCAGAAGTTTCAGATCGTCGCAAAACTGAACACCCAAAACATCTCTCAAATCACGCGAAACATGCACAAACAGCTGTTCATGGTATTGGCTGTTCAGACAATTATCCCGGTCTGCATCAGCTTCTCCCCGTGCATGATGGCCTGGTACGGACCAATGTTTTACTTGGATCTTGGAATGTGGAACAACTACTTCGGCGTCATCGCTTTCTCGGCATTCCCATTTTTGGATCCGTTGGCAATCATGTTTTTACTTCCAAACTACCGGAAGAGAATCATTGGTTCAAAGACTTCGAAGACACCTTCCTGTACAGTGCTCCAAATGGGCCATGTCACTCCAGCTGCTAATTGAATAACCTTGATGCTTGTATTTTACtcagttattttttagtttagttgcgatcatttttttcacatcaaCGTGACCTTGCTTAGTTGGGCCAaaaaatgcctgcctactttTCTTCGCGCGAAGCTTCAGAGCATAAGGTTGCCAAAGTACAtttgaacattcaaaaaactttcttaCAGTCtgtggatttttaaaaaaataaaagatggAAAAGTAAATGGGGATTTCGCTTCAAATTCCcaaaataccaacaaaaaaacacagaaagatcacgaaatataattttaaaaattgagagatgCTGCAAAGTTCGAGCTACGCGATTGTATAGCATGtattaatttctcaaattggACAAGTCagattagtttttaaatttgccaCAAAAACCAACCAGCACTATCGGTAATCGGTGAAATTACCGATCACGGCGGacgttcaaaattcaattgccacttgaaaaaataccgaaaacgGCGAAAAGGAAATCTTCAACTTTGCCGtgaacaaaactttttggaaaatggattttttaggTACGACCTAACTGATGGAAAGACAGTAGCTTGGAATATGCTATGACTTCATGACTTATAGGCAATGTTTGGTTATCATTCTGATTTTTATTCCAGACATTGGCGATAAAAGCTAAAACGAATGGTACGAATGGTACGAATGGtacaaatggaaaaatagtACGAATGGGAGTGGAGattatttcaatgaaaacacacgttgaactgttttttgatGCACACTGACTGAACTTATGAGGTGTTCCCTGTTTGATGTGAATGTGTCGTTTGAACTACATTCTGGCCGCAGCATTTTGTCcacaatttgcattttttgtaaatgtctgaaatttgtgattaataatgattaaaaaaaacttcggcAAAACTTACTTTTAATTGTATTCCGATAGTCTGTACATACATGATGATGATTTGCGTCTAAAATACAGGGTTATTCCGCATAAAAACATTCCAGTCGGCATACTTATTTTCAGACGAAACATCGGCTGGAATGTACTGAAAACCAATAGCGAGAAAAGGCAAATTGTTGGTTGAAGATTTGAATGATTTGAATGATCCTGTAGAACTGTCTATGGGTTGCTCGCATTGTCTCAGAAAGTAACATCATTTTGTCCTCCATTTTCAGATACATTACAACCGCGCAATAAATTATGATGGCATACTGTACAGATAGTACAATGGCCAAGCTGATTGTTCCTGAAATATTCCACCAACGAGGAGATCCCGTTTCATCGTAAGCCACCAAAGCAAATGATGAAACGTCTCGTATTTCAACTCCGTACCGTAGATTGACTTcgcttctgaaatttcatacttttcaatcaatttcagTCAGACTTGAACTTCTGGACTTCACAAAACCAATGACAATACCTGAGATATTGCTCCGAAAAATCATCGATTTCGTTGAGAAAATAGATGGATGAGCCCCAAACTAGTCCGAACGCTGAGCAATAACCAACCCATAACAGCAGCCACCAGCGTTCAA
This is a stretch of genomic DNA from Caenorhabditis elegans chromosome V. It encodes these proteins:
- the gst-41 gene encoding glutathione transferase (Confirmed by transcript evidence); this encodes MTVPKLYYFSIRGYGEYIRLLLIDNGIKFEDIRFPWQSNEWAELKKTMKFGQVPCYKVDGQEIVQAGAIMRHLGRVHKLNGSNEQEATFLDMLFDAIRDVRLKYIRYVYFDEGSREDMVNKTLPESLERLECQFEIHPGDFIIGNKLSYTDYILFEELDIYHVLDGKILDKFPALKAFWERMWQRPNLKPYLEKRTKDNVWISAVEKGMN
- the srj-13 gene encoding Serpentine Receptor, class J (Predicted), which translates into the protein MLIRWAHRYLPAVAGYLSYVVNPVLAYFILTEPKNSSIGKYRFLILFFAVFDMVYSTVELFVPVGMHGTGSAFVIYLAHGPFFGKEHMRLAQLAISIRCGCISLSYGILVIHFIYRYIALFFPQFVKKVFQPLGMCCILIFFLIHGIVWGGICELFLYADDEMRDYIRDVFRETYEVDSYDIAFLAALYLDGSKEVKTRGWVGIGLLSCISVYAVSLYIILGRKIVAKLNTQNISQITRNMHKQLFMVLAVQTIIPVCISFSPCMMAWYGPMFYLDLGMWNNYFGVIAFSAFPFLDPLAIMFLLPNYRKRIIGSKTSKTPSCTVLQMGHVTPAAN
- the srx-60 gene encoding G-protein coupled receptors family 1 profile domain-containing protein (Partially confirmed by transcript evidence), which codes for MNAENQTTFALIPITFIGSVLNFSILIAIYKLPALNNSFGYLTANQAIVDALHSVIFLLYFCPMVILDQPIMKSYSFIVGCFLLFCYELSVLTHFLISINRFCAVWVPLKYEKWFSRKNTSSIIILLWIFEVALAIVFYQILCHVAYLEEIHFIQFTNTKFCGFVAWYDDFVKNSVIIAIVVCVDISTVLRVHHVTKKVRGDNKFTLRDLRFLRQSVFQGTVFLLELVTYFFIPQYFHNQWIIFLGTSFMWVSIHAIDGMIVVMCNPEVRNFLMGRKNVYQITGPQNTTVPERTREMSNI
- the cnc-9 gene encoding CaeNaCin (Caenorhabditis bacteriocin) (Product from WormBase gene class cnc;~Confirmed by transcript evidence), which encodes MIRFFVLLALLSVSFAQYGGYYGGGYPYGGYGGYPYGGYQNYGHPGMYGGYSPYGGYGGYGGYGPMYRPGLIGMLLGK